Proteins encoded by one window of Aspergillus puulaauensis MK2 DNA, chromosome 4, nearly complete sequence:
- the RPL38 gene encoding 60S ribosomal protein eL38 (BUSCO:EOG09265OQH;~COG:J;~EggNog:ENOG410PR4N;~InterPro:IPR002675,IPR038464;~PFAM:PF01781;~go_component: GO:0005840 - ribosome [Evidence IEA];~go_function: GO:0003735 - structural constituent of ribosome [Evidence IEA];~go_process: GO:0006412 - translation [Evidence IEA]), producing MPREVSDIKQFIEICRRNDASSARIKRNRQSQQIKFKVRCQRFVYSLVLKDTDKADKLKQSLPPALKVVDVSKGDKKKAL from the exons ATGCCTCGCGAAGTCTCCGACATCAAGCAGTTCATTGAGATCTGCCGCCGCAATGATGCGTCCT CTGCCCGCATCAAGCGCAACCGTCAGTCTCAGCAGATCAAGTTCAAGGTCCGCTGCCAGCGCTTCGTCTACTCCCTTGTCCTGAAGGACACCGACAAGGCCGACAAGCTCAAGCAGAGCCTGCCCCCAG CTCTCAAGGTTGTCGACGTGTCCAAGggtgacaagaagaaggctctGTAA